In one window of uncultured Acetobacteroides sp. DNA:
- the deoC gene encoding deoxyribose-phosphate aldolase, giving the protein MDDDFFDLYDFDVNDAEVEYEVDLIKSKLDDLRSIDALKTCFSCIDLTSLNTTDTLETGKTLAEKVSRFQKDFSYMPNVGAICIYPSLINEVRKNLKAKDVKIATVTAGFPHSQTFLDIKLSESQMAVEEGADEVDIVMSVGRFLEEDYETVYNEIAQVKDAIGDAHLKVILETGALPTYSSIRLASLIAMEAGADFVKTSTGKINVGATPQAVYVMAQAVKDYYDRTERMVGIKPAGGVVTTNDALTYYGIMKTVLGEDWLNNTYFRLGASRLANNLLSDIKEEPVEYF; this is encoded by the coding sequence ATGGACGACGATTTTTTTGACTTGTACGACTTTGATGTCAACGACGCCGAGGTTGAATATGAGGTAGACCTCATCAAAAGTAAGCTAGATGATCTGCGCAGCATCGACGCGCTAAAGACCTGCTTCTCCTGCATCGACCTTACCAGCCTAAACACAACAGATACCCTAGAAACGGGAAAGACCCTTGCCGAAAAGGTGAGCCGCTTCCAAAAGGATTTTTCGTATATGCCCAACGTGGGCGCCATCTGCATCTACCCATCGCTCATCAACGAGGTGCGCAAGAACCTTAAGGCAAAGGATGTGAAGATTGCTACCGTTACCGCCGGATTCCCCCACTCGCAAACCTTCCTCGACATTAAGCTTTCGGAAAGCCAGATGGCCGTCGAAGAGGGCGCCGACGAGGTGGATATCGTAATGTCGGTGGGCCGATTCCTCGAGGAGGACTACGAAACCGTTTACAACGAGATTGCCCAGGTGAAGGACGCCATTGGCGACGCCCACCTAAAGGTGATCCTCGAAACCGGAGCGCTCCCCACCTACTCGTCCATCCGCCTGGCATCGCTGATTGCCATGGAGGCTGGTGCCGACTTCGTGAAGACCTCTACCGGAAAGATCAACGTGGGCGCAACCCCACAGGCCGTTTACGTCATGGCGCAGGCCGTGAAGGACTACTACGACCGCACCGAGCGCATGGTAGGCATCAAGCCTGCCGGCGGCGTGGTTACCACCAACGATGCCCTTACCTACTACGGCATCATGAAGACGGTGCTCGGCGAGGATTGGCTCAACAACACCTACTTCCGCCTGGGCGCAAGCCGCCTGGCCAACAACCTGCTCTCCGACATCAAGGAGGAGCCCGTTGAGTACTTTTAG
- a CDS encoding DUF2723 domain-containing protein translates to MLRKLELDRILSVLAFTLSLAVYLLTLERTVSLWDCGEFIAAANGLQVGHPPGAPLFAMVGRLFAAMAPNAQSVALFVNAFSALVSALTILFLYKSVALLFDITLKDELRKRWIAQLAAFAAAMTFAFTDTFWFSAVEAEVYAFSALFTAVCFWAALKWYTTEEGNISSRWLILIAYLCGLSYGVHLLNLLILPAISYLVISRCYHLTFWKKVLAVVASSLAVGLVLYFFVPFLLMLISGVELLFVNRIGLPYNTGTLTGVTLIFAAFGTGIWYSYRKGHARAMTFTLSFALFTLGFGSYAMVLIRGTQNPPMNQNQVDNIFSLKSYLDRDQYGESPLLYGPYYSAPVKEVVDDKPIYVKIDGHYEVKGYTQKKKYYASHCTFFPRIYSDNPDHIADYRSWAMIAKEDSVAYAKQGGKVLKAIKPTFGDNLTFFGGYQMWWMYFRYLLWNFAGRQNDIPGQGNILNGNWISGIPVLDNLLLGPQDALPDSYKSNKAHNRYFLIPLILGFLGMFYQSKRHEDAFLSTLLLFFFTGIAIVLFLNQTPGQVRERDYAYVGSFYVFAIWIGYGLVYLAKKLEKVKLAKLQAAVAVAFLGVPTLVLAQNYDDHDRSGRSIALNYAKNFLNSVPTNSLLMVYGDNDTFPLWYAQMVEGIRQDVKVFNSNYMYTTWNPVQLAQKTYTNDAFKLRGKDIYALPNELRYAVCKDSAMPPVPLHVAVPQLLSEYPDNRVDSPFSDGRKVHYLPQKVIILPGLTAIDSSNIYLANNQLITRDQLVYLDIISNNYLSRSISFAQTVPPGGYKLIKNHLFRIGLNNQLVICPADSAEKVSRRATIASYSYLMKGFTADKFDKSSYYDDFSKRLVSGYRVAFIKTAKSLLAMGDTARASALTDRCLKVIPVDIIPLGFRQGEMVDLLLTLNKDVTARKLINYLMKDNLQLLTFIGKLNSYQKSYVLNEKALALQNLNSMAKAAREHGDTDVALKLELAIAQYDK, encoded by the coding sequence ATGCTTAGAAAGCTGGAGCTAGATCGGATTCTTTCGGTCCTAGCCTTTACCCTTTCGCTGGCCGTTTACCTGCTAACCCTCGAGCGAACCGTTAGCCTTTGGGACTGCGGCGAGTTTATTGCTGCCGCCAACGGGCTACAGGTGGGCCACCCGCCTGGGGCGCCGCTGTTTGCCATGGTGGGGCGGCTGTTTGCCGCTATGGCCCCCAACGCGCAGAGCGTTGCGCTGTTCGTTAACGCCTTTTCGGCGCTGGTTAGCGCGCTTACCATACTCTTTCTCTACAAGTCGGTGGCGCTTCTCTTCGATATCACCCTAAAGGATGAGCTGCGGAAGAGGTGGATCGCCCAGCTGGCCGCCTTTGCTGCCGCCATGACCTTTGCCTTTACCGACACCTTCTGGTTTTCGGCCGTCGAGGCCGAGGTGTACGCCTTCTCGGCGCTGTTTACGGCGGTATGCTTTTGGGCTGCGCTCAAGTGGTACACCACCGAGGAGGGCAACATCAGCTCGCGCTGGCTGATCCTTATCGCCTACCTGTGCGGGCTATCCTACGGGGTACACCTGCTCAACCTGCTCATACTTCCAGCCATCAGCTACCTGGTAATCTCCCGATGCTACCACCTCACTTTTTGGAAGAAGGTGCTGGCCGTGGTGGCTAGCTCGCTGGCCGTTGGGCTGGTGCTCTACTTCTTTGTACCGTTTTTGCTGATGCTGATTTCGGGCGTCGAACTGCTGTTCGTTAATCGCATTGGGCTGCCCTACAACACGGGGACGCTCACGGGCGTTACGCTGATCTTCGCCGCCTTTGGCACCGGCATCTGGTACTCCTACCGGAAGGGGCACGCCAGGGCGATGACCTTCACGCTCAGCTTCGCCCTCTTCACCCTCGGCTTTGGCAGCTACGCGATGGTGCTCATCCGCGGCACGCAGAATCCGCCGATGAACCAGAACCAGGTGGACAACATCTTCAGCCTAAAGTCGTACCTCGACCGCGACCAGTACGGCGAGTCGCCGCTGCTCTACGGTCCCTACTACTCGGCTCCGGTAAAGGAGGTGGTCGACGATAAGCCCATCTACGTAAAGATCGATGGCCACTACGAGGTAAAGGGCTACACCCAGAAGAAGAAGTACTACGCCTCGCACTGCACCTTCTTTCCCCGCATCTACAGCGATAATCCCGACCATATTGCCGACTACCGCAGCTGGGCGATGATCGCCAAGGAGGATTCCGTTGCCTACGCCAAGCAGGGCGGCAAGGTGCTAAAGGCCATCAAGCCCACCTTTGGCGATAACCTCACCTTCTTTGGCGGCTACCAGATGTGGTGGATGTACTTCCGCTACCTGCTGTGGAACTTTGCCGGACGGCAAAACGATATACCCGGACAGGGCAACATCCTAAACGGAAACTGGATTAGCGGCATCCCCGTTCTCGACAACCTGCTGCTGGGGCCACAGGATGCGCTACCCGATTCGTACAAGAGCAACAAGGCGCACAACCGCTACTTCCTCATCCCGCTTATTCTCGGATTTTTGGGGATGTTCTACCAGTCGAAGCGGCACGAGGATGCCTTTCTGAGCACGCTGCTGCTCTTCTTCTTTACGGGGATTGCCATTGTGCTGTTCCTGAACCAAACGCCCGGTCAGGTGCGCGAGCGCGACTACGCCTACGTGGGCTCGTTCTACGTCTTCGCCATCTGGATTGGCTACGGGCTGGTGTATCTGGCAAAGAAGCTGGAGAAGGTAAAGCTCGCCAAGCTGCAGGCTGCCGTTGCGGTGGCATTCCTAGGCGTTCCAACCTTGGTGCTTGCCCAAAACTACGACGACCACGACCGTTCGGGTCGCAGCATCGCCCTGAACTATGCCAAGAACTTCCTGAACAGCGTTCCCACAAACTCGCTGCTGATGGTTTACGGCGATAACGATACCTTCCCGCTCTGGTACGCCCAAATGGTGGAGGGCATTCGTCAGGATGTAAAGGTGTTTAACAGCAACTACATGTACACCACCTGGAATCCTGTTCAGCTCGCCCAGAAGACCTACACCAACGATGCCTTTAAGCTGCGGGGTAAGGATATCTACGCCCTGCCCAACGAGCTGCGCTATGCGGTTTGCAAGGATTCGGCCATGCCGCCGGTGCCGCTGCACGTTGCCGTGCCTCAGCTGCTATCGGAGTATCCCGACAACCGCGTTGACTCGCCCTTCAGCGATGGCCGAAAGGTGCACTACCTTCCCCAAAAGGTTATCATACTACCGGGACTAACCGCCATTGATTCGTCGAACATCTACCTTGCCAACAACCAGCTCATCACCCGCGACCAGCTGGTGTACCTCGATATCATCAGCAACAACTACCTCTCGCGATCCATTAGTTTTGCGCAGACGGTACCTCCAGGTGGCTATAAACTGATAAAGAATCATCTCTTTAGGATAGGACTTAACAACCAGCTGGTAATTTGCCCTGCCGATAGCGCCGAAAAGGTGAGCCGCAGGGCCACCATAGCGTCGTATAGCTACCTGATGAAGGGCTTTACCGCGGATAAATTCGACAAGTCGAGCTACTACGACGATTTCAGTAAGCGCCTCGTGTCGGGCTACCGTGTTGCCTTCATCAAAACGGCCAAGAGCCTCCTGGCGATGGGCGATACGGCACGGGCCTCAGCGCTCACCGATCGATGCCTCAAGGTTATTCCTGTTGATATCATTCCTCTAGGATTTCGGCAGGGCGAAATGGTCGATCTGTTGCTGACGCTCAACAAAGATGTAACGGCCCGTAAGCTGATTAACTACCTGATGAAGGATAACCTGCAGTTGCTTACCTTTATCGGCAAGCTGAATTCGTACCAAAAGAGCTATGTCTTAAACGAAAAAGCGTTAGCTTTGCAGAATCTGAATAGTATGGCCAAAGCAGCCAGGGAGCACGGTGACACCGATGTAGCCCTGAAGCTCGAGTTGGCAATTGCCCAATACGACAAGTAG
- a CDS encoding polysaccharide deacetylase family protein produces MYFRPPKFLTKLFPSFIWSFPDETDSVFLTFDDGPNPEVTPWVLEQLRKYNAKATFFCLGKNVEMYPETFKMILDEGHAVGNHSYSHQKGWSMSVGSYIQDIDLADALIHSTLLRPPYGRVKPSQAKVLAERYKIIMWDTLSRDYSRTLSRRGCANNVIKVVRPGAIIVFHDSFKAEKNLRYALPRVLDYIQNVKGYRMRSIEY; encoded by the coding sequence ATGTACTTTAGACCGCCAAAATTTTTAACGAAGCTCTTCCCCAGCTTCATCTGGAGTTTCCCGGATGAGACAGATTCCGTATTCCTCACCTTCGACGATGGTCCCAACCCCGAGGTAACCCCGTGGGTGCTGGAGCAGCTGCGCAAGTACAACGCCAAGGCAACGTTCTTTTGCTTGGGGAAAAACGTGGAGATGTACCCCGAAACCTTTAAGATGATTCTCGACGAGGGGCATGCCGTAGGCAACCATAGCTATAGCCACCAAAAGGGGTGGAGCATGAGCGTAGGCAGTTACATTCAGGATATCGATTTGGCCGATGCCTTAATACACTCTACGCTGCTTAGGCCACCATACGGCCGCGTGAAGCCTTCGCAGGCAAAGGTGCTTGCCGAGCGCTACAAGATTATCATGTGGGACACGCTTAGCCGCGACTACAGCCGCACGCTATCGCGCCGAGGCTGCGCAAACAACGTGATCAAGGTGGTACGCCCCGGCGCCATCATCGTATTCCACGATTCGTTTAAGGCCGAGAAGAATCTCCGCTATGCCCTTCCCCGTGTTCTCGACTACATCCAGAACGTGAAGGGGTATAGAATGAGGAGCATTGAGTATTGA
- the purD gene encoding phosphoribosylamine--glycine ligase, protein MRVLLLGSGGREHAFAWKIAQSPKLTKLFIAPGNPATAALGENVAISATDFDALKEFSLKEHVDMIVVGPEDPLVKGIYDYFTGNEATKHIAVIGPSKLGAELEGSKSFCKAFMVRHGVPTAAYQSFTKETLAEAYQFLEGLKAPYVLKADGLAAGKGVLIIDDLHEAKDELAKMFDGKFGAASSRVVIEEHLKGIECSVFVLTDGKSYKILPEAKDYKRIGEGDTGLNTGGMGAVSPVPFADEAFMEKVRTRIVEPTIRGLQKDNITYKGFVFIGLMNDGGEPSVIEYNVRMGDPETEVVLPRLDADILDLFEGVANGTLDSKSFGIKPESAITVVCVSGGYPEDYGKGYPICLPAQSDSIIFHAGTTTKDGQLVTSGGRVLAVTSLGSSKEEALAKSYATIANISFEKKYFRRDIGQDL, encoded by the coding sequence ATGAGAGTTCTTTTATTGGGTTCAGGTGGAAGAGAGCATGCCTTTGCCTGGAAGATTGCACAAAGTCCGAAGCTAACCAAGCTCTTTATTGCACCTGGTAATCCAGCCACTGCAGCGCTTGGCGAAAATGTGGCCATCAGCGCCACCGATTTTGACGCCCTAAAGGAATTCAGCCTAAAGGAGCATGTCGATATGATTGTGGTTGGCCCCGAAGATCCACTGGTAAAGGGTATATACGACTACTTTACGGGCAACGAAGCCACCAAGCACATCGCCGTTATTGGCCCATCGAAGCTTGGGGCCGAGCTCGAGGGCAGCAAGTCTTTCTGCAAGGCCTTTATGGTACGTCACGGCGTTCCAACAGCTGCCTACCAATCCTTCACAAAGGAGACATTGGCCGAAGCCTACCAATTTCTCGAAGGGCTTAAGGCTCCTTACGTGCTTAAGGCCGATGGCCTAGCAGCGGGCAAGGGTGTGCTAATCATCGACGACCTGCATGAGGCAAAGGACGAGCTCGCCAAGATGTTCGACGGTAAGTTTGGTGCAGCCAGCAGCCGAGTGGTTATAGAGGAGCACCTTAAGGGAATCGAGTGCTCGGTGTTCGTGCTTACCGATGGCAAGTCGTACAAGATACTTCCCGAAGCTAAGGACTACAAGCGCATTGGCGAGGGCGATACCGGGCTAAATACCGGCGGTATGGGTGCCGTTTCGCCAGTTCCATTTGCCGATGAAGCTTTCATGGAAAAGGTACGGACCCGTATTGTGGAGCCTACCATACGGGGGCTGCAAAAGGATAACATCACCTACAAGGGCTTTGTCTTCATAGGGCTGATGAACGATGGCGGCGAGCCAAGCGTCATAGAGTACAACGTGCGCATGGGCGACCCCGAAACCGAGGTGGTGCTTCCCCGCTTGGATGCCGACATCCTCGACCTGTTCGAAGGTGTTGCCAACGGAACGCTCGACAGCAAGTCGTTTGGCATAAAGCCAGAATCGGCTATTACCGTGGTATGCGTGTCGGGTGGCTACCCCGAAGATTATGGGAAAGGCTACCCCATCTGCCTTCCAGCACAGTCGGACAGCATCATCTTTCATGCTGGAACCACCACCAAGGATGGGCAGCTGGTAACCTCGGGGGGGCGCGTGCTTGCCGTAACCTCGTTGGGCAGCAGCAAGGAGGAGGCGTTGGCTAAATCGTACGCCACCATCGCCAACATCTCCTTCGAGAAGAAGTACTTTAGGCGCGATATTGGTCAAGACTTATAA
- a CDS encoding DUF6427 family protein: protein MLVKFFRKDTIQVYATFVVISVALWVKSLMGIGEWEPLRTLEYGTPVELLINRFGIAFPMLSSTLAFVVGIVVILMMHRLNNRYIFMPQRSVIPILLFVVISFSFISLQHLTAALVAMPLLILSLNSIFASYRKDYAEGEFFLASFFIGLASIVYLPSMVFILMVIFSILVMRPFSWREWVTMLGGLIVPLLFLVTFYIFFDDDALEHLRMFDPSKVIAAIPKKMNSFFGYGFLAVLTVAAIYATFFIISWVGTQKVRTNKIFLIFYSMIAIGAAAYFVVPTVSKEIMLIVSLPLSYILGVFLTFTRRTFIADAILMVILTLTVLLQLFVE, encoded by the coding sequence ATGCTGGTTAAATTTTTTCGTAAGGATACCATTCAAGTTTATGCAACGTTTGTCGTAATATCCGTAGCGCTTTGGGTTAAGTCGCTTATGGGGATTGGCGAGTGGGAGCCGCTCCGAACCCTTGAGTACGGAACCCCGGTGGAGCTGCTGATTAACCGATTTGGCATTGCCTTCCCCATGCTATCTTCCACTCTGGCTTTTGTGGTAGGCATTGTTGTTATCTTAATGATGCATCGGCTCAACAACCGATACATCTTTATGCCTCAGCGTAGCGTTATCCCGATACTGCTCTTTGTCGTCATCAGCTTTTCGTTTATCTCGCTGCAGCACCTTACAGCGGCACTTGTTGCCATGCCGCTGCTGATTCTGTCGCTCAACAGCATCTTTGCCTCGTACCGAAAGGACTATGCCGAGGGAGAATTCTTTCTTGCCTCCTTCTTTATTGGGCTAGCATCTATCGTATACCTGCCATCGATGGTCTTCATCCTGATGGTGATCTTTTCGATACTCGTTATGCGTCCGTTTAGCTGGCGCGAGTGGGTTACCATGCTGGGTGGGCTTATCGTTCCGCTGCTGTTTCTGGTAACCTTCTACATCTTTTTTGATGACGACGCGCTGGAGCACCTGCGCATGTTTGACCCCTCGAAGGTGATTGCGGCAATTCCCAAGAAGATGAACAGCTTCTTTGGCTACGGATTCCTGGCGGTGCTCACCGTTGCTGCCATATACGCAACCTTCTTTATCATTAGCTGGGTTGGCACGCAGAAGGTTCGCACCAACAAGATATTCCTCATATTCTACTCGATGATTGCGATTGGCGCTGCTGCCTACTTTGTAGTTCCAACGGTTTCGAAGGAGATTATGCTGATCGTATCCCTGCCGCTGAGCTACATCCTAGGGGTGTTCCTCACCTTTACCCGGCGCACCTTTATTGCTGATGCCATCCTGATGGTCATTCTTACGCTTACGGTGCTGCTGCAGCTCTTCGTGGAGTAA
- the ilvD gene encoding dihydroxy-acid dehydratase codes for MKISLRSETSTQGRRMAGARSLWRAAGMKEEQIGKPIIAIVNSFTQFVPGHTHLHEVGQMMKRLIEEQGCYAAEFNTIAIDDGIAMGHDGMLYSLPSRDIIADSVEYMVNAHKADAMVCISNCDKITPGMLMAAMRLNIPTIFVSGGPMEAGKYKDRKYDLVDAMVMAADDKVAAEDIDAIERSACPTCGSCSGMFTANSMNCLNEAIGLALPGNGTVVATHINRKRLFEKAAKLIVENTWRYYRDGDERVLPRSIATREAFQNAMSLDIAMGGSTNTVLHILAVAHEAEVDFTMADIDALSRRVPVLCKVAPNTPKYHIEDVNRAGGILGILGELERGGLLHTDVPRADGLTLGEAINQFDIMRPTASAEAFELAKSAPAGVKNLVMGSQDCTWEPDSDRAEGCIRSIENCYFRDGGLGILFGNIASKGCVVKTAGVDPSIFQFAGPAVVCESQEEACELILGGRVKAGNVVVIRYEGPKGGPGMQEMLYPTSYLKSMGLGKACALITDGRFSGGTSGLSIGHVSPEAASGGEIALIRDGDIIEIDIAQRSISVKISEGELMIRRIEEEARGRNAYTPHSRNRTVSKALRQYAHFVSSADQGAVRLID; via the coding sequence ATGAAGATTAGCTTACGAAGCGAGACGTCGACGCAGGGGCGCCGCATGGCCGGAGCCCGAAGCCTATGGCGTGCAGCCGGCATGAAGGAGGAGCAGATAGGCAAGCCTATCATAGCCATTGTTAACTCGTTTACCCAGTTTGTGCCCGGGCATACTCACCTGCACGAGGTGGGCCAGATGATGAAGCGGCTCATCGAGGAGCAGGGGTGCTACGCTGCCGAGTTCAACACCATTGCCATAGACGATGGCATTGCCATGGGTCACGATGGCATGCTCTACTCGCTGCCCTCGCGCGATATCATTGCCGATAGCGTGGAGTACATGGTAAACGCCCACAAGGCCGACGCCATGGTGTGCATCAGCAACTGCGACAAGATTACCCCCGGCATGCTGATGGCCGCCATGAGGCTGAACATCCCCACCATCTTCGTATCGGGTGGGCCGATGGAGGCGGGCAAGTACAAGGATAGAAAGTACGACCTGGTTGATGCCATGGTGATGGCCGCCGACGATAAGGTGGCCGCCGAGGATATCGATGCCATAGAGCGATCGGCCTGCCCTACCTGCGGATCGTGCTCGGGCATGTTCACCGCCAACTCCATGAACTGCCTGAACGAGGCCATTGGCCTAGCGCTTCCCGGAAACGGAACTGTGGTGGCTACCCATATCAACCGAAAGAGGCTATTCGAGAAGGCCGCCAAGCTCATCGTCGAGAATACCTGGAGGTACTACCGCGATGGCGACGAGCGGGTGCTACCTCGCAGCATTGCCACGCGCGAGGCGTTCCAGAACGCCATGTCGCTCGACATTGCCATGGGCGGATCGACCAACACCGTGCTGCACATCCTAGCCGTTGCCCACGAGGCCGAGGTCGACTTCACTATGGCCGACATCGACGCGCTATCGCGCCGCGTGCCCGTGCTCTGCAAGGTGGCCCCCAACACGCCCAAGTACCACATCGAGGATGTGAATCGCGCCGGGGGTATCCTCGGAATCCTTGGCGAGCTGGAGCGTGGTGGGCTTTTACACACCGACGTTCCGCGTGCCGATGGGCTAACGCTGGGCGAGGCCATCAACCAATTTGATATTATGCGCCCAACGGCCTCTGCCGAGGCCTTCGAGCTGGCCAAGAGCGCCCCTGCTGGGGTAAAGAACCTGGTGATGGGGTCGCAGGACTGCACCTGGGAGCCCGATAGCGATCGCGCTGAGGGGTGCATCCGCAGCATAGAGAACTGCTACTTCCGCGATGGAGGCTTGGGCATCCTCTTCGGCAATATCGCCAGCAAGGGGTGCGTGGTGAAGACGGCTGGGGTCGACCCCTCCATCTTCCAGTTCGCGGGGCCAGCTGTGGTGTGCGAGTCGCAGGAGGAGGCGTGCGAACTGATCCTTGGCGGGCGAGTAAAGGCGGGCAACGTGGTGGTGATCCGCTACGAGGGTCCCAAGGGTGGCCCCGGCATGCAGGAGATGCTCTACCCAACATCATACTTGAAATCGATGGGCCTTGGCAAGGCTTGCGCGCTGATTACCGACGGCCGCTTTTCGGGTGGTACCTCGGGGCTATCCATCGGTCACGTATCGCCCGAGGCGGCCAGCGGCGGCGAGATTGCCCTTATCCGCGATGGCGATATCATCGAGATCGACATCGCCCAGCGCTCCATCAGCGTAAAGATTAGCGAGGGCGAGCTGATGATCCGTCGCATCGAGGAGGAGGCCCGCGGAAGGAACGCCTACACGCCCCACAGCCGCAACCGTACGGTGTCGAAGGCGCTGCGCCAGTACGCCCACTTCGTTTCCTCGGCCGACCAAGGTGCCGTACGATTGATCGACTAG
- a CDS encoding DUF6261 family protein, translating into MVRITSFNLKKLHRRELRSLAMFVTDRVEVLLPGSHIPRAMVEQLQAAGVVFDASTGPDTNPLETKEQHALYALCVASSRELRGLVESALLRRQEDLQRAGRMVLRAIKRRAKNPRRLAIPVGVEAMRQLANDVRESPELAAAVAAIGATEVVERMEQEASACGAYWTKIRDGRAGGISSMEATRRLRSALSRVFRYLNSMADYDAEVCKTIAEINAVAEPFVVTLKSRATIRAKKKKEAEEAPKLADVLQQQPLEDAVPTQVG; encoded by the coding sequence ATGGTACGCATTACATCGTTCAACCTAAAGAAGCTGCACCGGAGGGAGCTCCGATCGCTGGCCATGTTTGTCACCGATAGGGTGGAGGTGCTGCTGCCGGGCAGCCACATTCCCAGGGCCATGGTGGAGCAGCTTCAGGCGGCCGGGGTGGTATTCGACGCCTCGACGGGGCCCGATACCAACCCGCTGGAGACAAAGGAGCAGCATGCGCTCTATGCCCTATGCGTGGCCTCGTCGCGCGAGCTACGGGGGCTGGTGGAGTCGGCCCTGCTGCGGAGGCAGGAGGATTTGCAGAGGGCGGGAAGGATGGTGCTTAGGGCCATTAAGCGGCGGGCTAAGAACCCGCGACGGCTGGCGATACCCGTGGGGGTGGAGGCCATGCGCCAGCTCGCTAACGACGTTAGGGAGTCGCCCGAGCTGGCCGCTGCCGTTGCCGCCATCGGCGCCACCGAGGTGGTGGAGCGGATGGAGCAGGAGGCCTCTGCGTGCGGCGCCTACTGGACGAAGATCCGCGACGGCAGGGCTGGCGGCATCTCCAGCATGGAGGCCACGCGGCGGCTACGCTCCGCGCTGAGTAGGGTGTTCCGCTACCTTAACTCCATGGCCGACTACGATGCCGAGGTGTGCAAGACCATTGCGGAGATCAACGCGGTGGCCGAGCCCTTTGTGGTTACCCTCAAGAGCCGCGCTACCATCAGGGCGAAGAAGAAGAAGGAGGCCGAGGAGGCGCCGAAGCTGGCGGACGTGCTTCAGCAGCAGCCATTGGAAGATGCCGTGCCTACTCAGGTAGGGTAG
- a CDS encoding DNA-3-methyladenine glycosylase has translation MICSDIQQNPDRLAREFYQQEVLTIAPLLLGKPLVRRLDDGTLLRLTINEVEAYRGEEDLACHARFGRTARNSVMYQQGGVVYMYLIYGMYWMLNVVTGSHDFPEAILIRGAGAYNGPGKLAKALALDKSFYGEDLATSERLWIEDAPTVGYYKTTPRIGIGYAAKEWRDIHWRFTL, from the coding sequence ATGATTTGCTCGGATATCCAACAGAACCCCGACAGGCTCGCCAGAGAATTCTACCAGCAGGAGGTGCTCACCATTGCCCCCCTGCTGCTGGGGAAGCCGCTGGTCAGGCGGCTCGACGATGGCACCCTGCTGCGCCTAACCATTAACGAGGTGGAGGCCTACCGCGGCGAGGAGGACTTGGCCTGCCACGCCCGCTTTGGCCGCACCGCCCGCAACTCGGTGATGTACCAGCAGGGCGGCGTGGTGTACATGTACTTAATATACGGAATGTACTGGATGCTGAACGTGGTTACCGGCAGCCACGACTTCCCCGAGGCCATCCTCATACGAGGAGCCGGAGCGTACAATGGGCCGGGAAAGCTTGCCAAGGCGCTGGCATTGGATAAATCGTTCTACGGCGAGGATCTCGCCACCTCCGAGCGGCTATGGATAGAGGATGCCCCCACGGTGGGGTACTATAAGACCACGCCCCGAATTGGCATTGGCTACGCCGCCAAGGAGTGGCGGGATATCCACTGGCGGTTTACGCTGTAG
- a CDS encoding Hpt domain-containing protein: MLYDLSDLHRYSKGDSGFEGDLLQAFLDQASAFISQVNGLTACSRLAEVGRAAHKFRSSISFFGMEAIRAELELLEGCCNEDGRQEHALKLYFSVKAQLQQVIPKIEKERRRCRQAQSRGLLPLSNSKNG; encoded by the coding sequence ATGCTTTACGATTTATCCGACCTACATCGCTACTCGAAGGGCGATAGCGGCTTTGAAGGCGACCTGCTTCAGGCTTTTCTCGATCAGGCATCAGCGTTTATCAGCCAGGTTAACGGGCTAACGGCTTGCAGTAGGCTGGCCGAGGTGGGCAGGGCTGCGCATAAGTTTCGCTCGTCGATCTCCTTTTTTGGGATGGAGGCGATACGCGCCGAGCTGGAGCTGCTGGAGGGCTGCTGCAACGAAGATGGCCGTCAGGAGCACGCCCTGAAGCTCTACTTCTCGGTAAAGGCGCAGTTGCAGCAGGTGATCCCCAAGATAGAAAAGGAGCGAAGGCGCTGCAGGCAAGCGCAGAGCCGAGGCTTGCTCCCATTGTCCAACAGTAAGAATGGTTAA